Proteins encoded by one window of Macaca fascicularis isolate 582-1 chromosome 10, T2T-MFA8v1.1:
- the LOC135965370 gene encoding large ribosomal subunit protein eL29-like, translating into MRFAKKHNKKGLKKMQANNAKAMSARAEAVKALVKPKEIKPKIPKGVSGKLDRLAYITHPKLGKRARAHTAKGVQLCQPKAKAQDQTKAQAAAPASIPAQAPKGAQATTKATE; encoded by the coding sequence ATGCGCTTTGCCAAGAAGCACAACAAGAAGGGCCTAAAGAAGATGCAGGCCAACAATGCCAAGGCCATGAGTGCACGTGCCGAGGCTGTCAAGGCCCTCGTAAAGCCCAAGGAGATTAAGCCCAAGATCCCAAAAGGTGTCAGCGGCAAGCTTGATCGACTTGCCTACATTACCCACCCCAAGCTTGGGAAGCGTGCTCGTGCTCACACTGCCAAGGGGGTTCAGCTGTGCCAGCCAAAGGCCAAAGCCCAGGATCAAACCAAGGCCCAGGCTGCAGCTCCAGCTTCAATTCCAGCTCAGGCTCCCAAAGGTGCCCAGGCCACTACAAAGGCTACAGAGTAG